In the Tepidimicrobium xylanilyticum genome, one interval contains:
- a CDS encoding ABC transporter substrate-binding protein — protein MIKKLSLATLTLLVLILIVGCSASNSNISESDKIRIGLNYELTGNTATYGTNLKDGVLLAFEEINAAGGVLGKELETVVIDNKSDATESANVSTRLATRENVVALLGPATSGNTKAAIPAAMQNKIPLISASATADDVTLDANGNVKEYAFKTCFNNSFQGVMMAQFAYNDLGLRKAAVLADTTSDYAQGLSKSFQKTFKELGGEILSVEAYAAGDTDFKAVLTNLKGENPELLYVPGYYEEVGLIIRQARELGLNVPILGGDGYESPKLFELAGKDALNDIYYSSHYSPMDDSEQVLKFKENFRKKFNKEPDAFNALGYDLGYLVADALERAGEANPEKLKVALEETDGFAGITGTLTIDESHNPIKSVTIIKIVDGEPTFLMKLDPEQ, from the coding sequence ATGATCAAAAAACTATCTTTAGCAACATTAACCCTATTGGTGTTAATACTTATTGTTGGTTGTTCCGCTTCAAATTCAAATATAAGCGAATCTGACAAAATTAGGATAGGTCTAAACTATGAGCTTACAGGCAATACTGCTACTTATGGAACAAACTTAAAAGATGGAGTTCTTCTAGCCTTTGAAGAAATAAATGCAGCAGGAGGAGTACTAGGTAAGGAATTAGAGACAGTTGTAATAGATAATAAATCTGATGCTACTGAATCTGCTAACGTCTCAACTAGATTGGCTACTAGAGAAAATGTGGTAGCTCTATTAGGACCAGCTACCTCTGGAAATACAAAAGCAGCCATACCCGCTGCAATGCAGAATAAAATACCACTGATCTCAGCTTCCGCAACGGCTGATGATGTAACCTTAGATGCAAATGGAAATGTAAAAGAATATGCTTTTAAAACCTGCTTTAATAATTCCTTCCAAGGAGTTATGATGGCACAATTTGCTTACAATGACTTAGGATTAAGAAAAGCAGCAGTGTTAGCAGATACTACCAGCGACTATGCACAAGGACTTTCAAAATCCTTCCAAAAAACCTTTAAAGAATTAGGAGGAGAAATATTAAGTGTAGAGGCCTATGCAGCTGGAGATACGGATTTTAAAGCGGTTTTGACCAATTTGAAAGGGGAAAACCCAGAGCTTCTATATGTTCCAGGATATTACGAAGAAGTGGGGCTAATAATAAGACAAGCAAGGGAACTTGGATTAAATGTACCAATCCTTGGCGGTGATGGATATGAATCTCCAAAACTATTTGAGTTGGCAGGAAAGGATGCCTTAAACGACATATATTATTCCAGCCATTATTCACCAATGGATGATTCAGAACAGGTATTGAAATTCAAAGAAAACTTTAGAAAGAAATTCAATAAGGAACCAGATGCTTTCAACGCTCTAGGATATGACTTAGGGTATTTAGTAGCCGATGCATTAGAAAGAGCTGGAGAAGCCAATCCAGAAAAATTAAAAGTAGCTCTTGAGGAAACAGATGGTTTCGCTGGAATTACAGGAACATTAACTATTGACGAATCTCATAACCCGATAAAATCGGTAACCATAATTAAAATAGTAGATGGAGAACCAACATTCTTGATGAAATTAGACCCAGAACAGTAA
- a CDS encoding branched-chain amino acid ABC transporter permease produces the protein MEQAIQQMINGLSLGGIYALIALGYTMVYGIIGLINFAHGDIYMVGAFVGYALTTYFGLGLLPSLIISMVICSLLGMLIEKVAYKPLRNSPRISALITAISVSLFLQYTMMYFVGPQTRTFPEILKSNSIQLFDGKVVLDIKNIIIVVITVILMAALQYIINNTRMGKAMRAASYDMDAAELMGVNVDKIISFTFIIGSALAGAAGVLVGVYYNTINPLMGSLPGIKAFVAAVLGGIGAIPGAVFGGFTLGMIETIVSANGGSIFKDAVSFIILILVLLIKPNGLLGRALKEKV, from the coding sequence ATGGAGCAAGCTATACAACAAATGATAAACGGGCTATCCCTTGGAGGAATATATGCATTAATAGCATTAGGATATACAATGGTATATGGAATAATAGGACTTATAAATTTCGCTCATGGAGACATATACATGGTTGGAGCTTTTGTAGGATACGCTTTAACCACTTACTTTGGTCTAGGGTTGCTACCTTCGTTAATAATATCCATGGTTATATGCAGCCTGTTGGGAATGTTAATAGAAAAGGTGGCCTATAAACCCCTTAGAAATTCACCTAGAATTTCTGCCCTAATAACTGCAATAAGCGTATCCCTATTTTTACAATATACCATGATGTACTTTGTAGGCCCTCAAACGAGAACGTTCCCTGAAATTCTTAAGAGCAACAGCATTCAATTGTTTGATGGAAAGGTAGTGCTGGATATTAAAAATATAATCATAGTAGTAATTACTGTAATTCTAATGGCAGCATTGCAATATATAATCAACAACACTAGAATGGGCAAAGCAATGAGAGCTGCATCTTATGATATGGATGCTGCAGAGCTTATGGGTGTGAATGTGGACAAGATAATTTCCTTTACTTTCATTATTGGGTCTGCATTAGCCGGAGCAGCAGGGGTTTTGGTAGGAGTTTACTACAATACCATAAATCCCTTAATGGGTTCCCTACCAGGGATAAAGGCCTTTGTAGCAGCTGTTTTAGGGGGAATTGGAGCTATTCCTGGGGCTGTATTTGGTGGTTTCACTTTAGGAATGATCGAAACTATTGTTAGCGCTAATGGAGGTTCAATCTTTAAAGATGCAGTCTCTTTCATTATCTTAATTCTAGTCCTTTTAATAAAACCTAATGGATTGTTAGGCAGAGCTTTAAAGGAAAAGGTATAG
- a CDS encoding branched-chain amino acid ABC transporter permease codes for MDRLKGKNIIKVVILIVTFIAVQMAINLGFIDSYMELNIIIICINIILAVGLNLITGFTGQFSLGHAAFMCIGAYTSAILTAKLGQPFFIALIVSGITAALAGILIGIPTLRLKGDYLAIATLGFNEIVRILALNTDYIGGAIGFNDIPKYTNWTWAFSMTLITVLLIKNFINSYRGRACIAIKEDEIAAEAMGINTTFYKVLAFAIGAFFAGIAGSLYANYFYFIKPDSFGFMKSIDILVIVVFGGLGSITGSIVGAVLLSIISLLLQSVSELRMIIYALILFGIMVFRPTGIMGKQEFKLINLPRKKLPREERKAYGSTKSY; via the coding sequence ATGGATAGACTTAAAGGAAAAAATATAATAAAGGTAGTAATACTAATTGTAACTTTTATTGCAGTTCAAATGGCAATAAATTTGGGATTCATAGACTCATATATGGAACTTAATATAATCATAATCTGCATCAATATAATACTAGCTGTAGGATTAAATCTAATAACCGGATTTACCGGGCAGTTTTCCCTAGGACATGCTGCTTTCATGTGCATAGGGGCATATACTTCAGCCATTCTCACAGCAAAATTAGGGCAACCCTTTTTTATAGCATTAATAGTTTCTGGGATCACAGCAGCACTTGCAGGTATATTAATAGGAATCCCTACCTTAAGGTTAAAGGGTGATTATCTAGCCATTGCCACCTTAGGCTTTAATGAAATAGTGAGAATCCTAGCATTGAACACGGACTATATTGGGGGTGCTATAGGATTTAATGATATTCCTAAGTACACCAATTGGACCTGGGCTTTTTCAATGACCCTTATTACAGTTTTATTGATTAAAAACTTCATAAACTCCTACCGAGGAAGAGCTTGTATTGCCATTAAAGAAGATGAAATAGCCGCCGAGGCCATGGGAATTAATACGACCTTCTACAAAGTATTGGCCTTTGCTATTGGTGCCTTCTTTGCTGGAATAGCAGGATCCCTTTATGCAAATTACTTCTACTTTATTAAGCCCGATTCCTTTGGATTTATGAAATCTATAGATATATTGGTAATAGTAGTATTTGGTGGGTTAGGCAGTATCACCGGTTCAATAGTAGGTGCAGTTTTATTATCCATAATCTCCTTGCTGCTTCAAAGCGTTTCAGAGTTAAGGATGATAATTTATGCCCTCATACTATTTGGAATAATGGTTTTCAGGCCAACGGGAATTATGGGAAAACAGGAATTCAAATTAATTAATTTGCCTAGAAAAAAGTTACCTAGAGAGGAGAGAAAGGCTTATGGCAGTACTAAGAGTTACTAA
- a CDS encoding ABC transporter ATP-binding protein, whose product MAVLRVTNLSKSFGGIQAIKNISLNIKNKEIVGIIGQNGAGKTTFFNLLTGIYSPSSGEIEFNLDVKIGSKDLKPYKIAKYGISRTFQNIRLFKNMTVLDNVLLGCHSNLNYSLFTTLFRFPSYYKVEREATEKAMKLLEEFDLADKKDELAKNLSYGEQRRLEIVRALATEPKILLLDEPAAGMNPNETNNLTNLIKWIRGTYNLTIILIEHDMSLVMEVCDRIFVFDHGNLIASGLPEEIKANKKVIEAYLGEEVKEC is encoded by the coding sequence ATGGCAGTACTAAGAGTTACTAATCTTTCCAAATCCTTTGGAGGAATACAGGCCATCAAGAACATATCTTTAAACATAAAGAACAAGGAAATAGTAGGAATAATTGGCCAAAATGGAGCTGGAAAAACCACTTTCTTCAATTTATTAACGGGCATATACTCCCCCAGTTCAGGAGAAATAGAGTTTAATCTAGATGTAAAAATAGGTTCCAAAGATTTAAAACCCTATAAAATAGCCAAATATGGCATATCGAGAACATTCCAAAATATAAGGCTATTTAAAAATATGACAGTACTAGATAATGTGCTCTTAGGCTGCCATAGCAATTTAAATTACAGCCTTTTTACTACTCTATTTAGGTTCCCTTCCTATTATAAAGTTGAAAGAGAAGCTACAGAAAAAGCGATGAAATTATTGGAAGAATTCGATTTAGCAGATAAAAAAGACGAATTAGCCAAAAATCTTTCCTATGGAGAACAAAGAAGGCTAGAAATAGTAAGGGCACTGGCTACTGAACCTAAAATACTGTTGTTGGACGAGCCTGCTGCTGGTATGAATCCAAATGAAACCAATAATCTTACCAATTTGATCAAATGGATTAGAGGAACCTATAATTTAACTATAATCTTAATTGAACATGATATGAGCTTAGTAATGGAGGTTTGCGATAGGATATTTGTATTCGACCATGGAAATCTAATTGCCAGCGGATTGCCTGAAGAAATTAAGGCCAATAAGAAGGTTATAGAAGCTTATCTTGGTGAGGAGGTAAAAGAATGTTAG